TACACCTGGGACCTCGTCAGCCATGGCCCTGGCGTCATCGACGGTGAGTCGCAGCACCGACAGGGCATCGTCGGGTGGCAGTGAGTTGAAGACCCGCGTGACGGTGTTCTCGCCATACTGCCGCAGTCGCATGCGGTGTCTTGGGGGGTTTCTGGGCGTGCGGGTGCTGGCGCCGCTCTTGACCTGGAACACCTTCAGCACCGCGGGGTACAGGCCTGCGTCGGCGAATCCCAGGTCGGCGAGGCGCGCGGCCGCGGCCCGGGCGCTGACCCGGAACGTCGTCATCATTGTCTTGACCGTGGCGAGCGTGGCGCCACCACGGTCGACGCGCAGGTCGCGCATCAGCGAGCGGACGGACGGGGCAGGCATCAGGAAGGCGGCTGCGAACCGCTCGCACCACGTCTCGGTGCGCGTGTCCACGCTGAGCGCCGTGCCCGGCGGCTCGATGCACGCCGTCGCTTCACGGAGGAGCAGATGCGCGAGTTCGTGGCCGATCGTGTAGATCCGCGCCGCTGGGGTGACGCCGGAGCTGTTGATTACGATCATGGGAGCGCGCTCGTCCCAGCCTGCGAAGCCCCTCACCGAGTCCTTTCCCAACTGGAGCTCGAAGACAAGCACGCCTACCGCCTCAAGCGCTGCCTTCCACCAGCGCAAGGCCTCGTAGTCGTCCCTCCACGTCGCCGAG
The genomic region above belongs to Nocardioides sp. QY071 and contains:
- a CDS encoding ImmA/IrrE family metallo-endopeptidase, which translates into the protein MVAKTSPITPSVLEWGLHQDGRSSSAVASAMGVDRAEFDRWLSGDARPTTGQVSDLARLLSRPRAFFFLPAPPSNGAVPDAFRHPPGSGHLTVAPEVLKEARRAKRVQLAIAATVDSSPNVPRAAVDERPSVAAARAREWVGIPTSATWRDDYEALRWWKAALEAVGVLVFELQLGKDSVRGFAGWDERAPMIVINSSGVTPAARIYTIGHELAHLLLREATACIEPPGTALSVDTRTETWCERFAAAFLMPAPSVRSLMRDLRVDRGGATLATVKTMMTTFRVSARAAAARLADLGFADAGLYPAVLKVFQVKSGASTRTPRNPPRHRMRLRQYGENTVTRVFNSLPPDDALSVLRLTVDDARAMADEVPGVPAL